The Antarcticibacterium sp. 1MA-6-2 genome has a window encoding:
- a CDS encoding helix-hairpin-helix domain-containing protein, producing MKNFKSHFVFNRSQQNGIFLLVGIIIALQLLYWFGAFSSSSENFDVYHEDLVKFQQQIDSSKLASTVKDTAKIFPFNPNFITDYKGYTLGMSVEEIDRLHAFRAGDKWINSAEEFQEVTKVSDSLLKVISVYFQFPEWVKSNRNSASNRNSVSRTASPGIASSVEKKDLNAATVEELMEVRGIGETLAGRIVNYRNKIGGFVSDLQLKDIYGLSFEVRNEVAANFTVKNAPEVRVLNINTATVLELANIPYINYELAREIVNYRLLHEQINSFEELAKIKDFPSEKIDRIALYLALK from the coding sequence ATGAAAAATTTTAAATCCCATTTTGTTTTCAACAGAAGTCAACAAAATGGGATTTTTTTATTGGTAGGTATCATAATCGCTCTTCAACTTTTATACTGGTTCGGAGCTTTTTCTTCATCGTCAGAGAATTTCGATGTATACCACGAGGATCTGGTAAAATTTCAACAGCAAATAGATTCTTCTAAACTGGCTTCAACAGTTAAAGACACAGCTAAAATATTTCCATTCAATCCTAATTTTATAACTGACTACAAAGGCTATACTTTGGGAATGTCTGTTGAGGAAATTGACAGGCTTCATGCTTTCAGGGCAGGAGATAAATGGATAAATTCTGCTGAAGAATTTCAGGAAGTGACAAAAGTTTCAGATTCTTTGCTGAAGGTTATATCTGTTTATTTCCAATTTCCTGAATGGGTAAAGTCCAACCGAAATTCAGCGTCCAACCGAAATTCAGTATCCCGTACTGCGTCTCCGGGAATAGCATCCTCAGTAGAAAAGAAGGATCTTAATGCAGCAACTGTTGAAGAACTTATGGAAGTGCGCGGAATAGGAGAGACCCTCGCCGGAAGAATAGTTAATTACCGAAATAAGATCGGCGGATTTGTAAGTGACCTTCAGCTTAAGGATATCTACGGCCTTTCTTTTGAAGTAAGAAATGAAGTAGCGGCTAACTTTACTGTTAAGAATGCTCCTGAAGTCAGGGTTCTTAATATTAATACCGCAACAGTTCTTGAATTAGCCAACATTCCTTATATAAATTATGAGCTTGCGAGGGAGATTGTAAATTACAGGTTGCTCCACGAGCAGATTAACAGCTTTGAAGAATTGGCAAAAATTAAAGATTTTCCTTCAGAAAAAATAGACCGAATTGCTTTATATTTGGCCCTAAAATAG
- a CDS encoding PspC domain-containing protein translates to MLKIIYSIRHFFERHGFYVSSRLGDKIGIRARSIRLFFIYLSFATLGMGFAVYLTLAFWLRLKDLIYTKRTSVFDL, encoded by the coding sequence ATGCTGAAAATTATTTACTCCATAAGACATTTTTTTGAACGCCACGGTTTCTACGTTTCTTCGAGATTGGGAGATAAAATAGGAATTCGTGCCCGGAGCATCAGGCTGTTTTTTATCTATCTCTCTTTTGCCACGCTTGGGATGGGATTTGCTGTTTATCTTACGCTTGCATTCTGGCTGAGGTTAAAGGATCTTATTTATACTAAAAGAACTTCAGTCTTTGACCTGTAA
- a CDS encoding DUF2851 family protein yields the protein MKEDFLHYIWKFKKFDFSRAVTVEGLPVTLIDAGLANLNSGPDFFNSKLKIGEQLWAGNVEIHIKSSDWYAHGHENDPAYDNVILHVVWDDDVAIYKQDNTTIPTLELRELVPEITLQNYRNLLLAPNRKWINCETDFSAFENFELQNWMERLYLERLEEKSKLILELLRSSGNNWEAVLFKMLAKNFGLKVNGAAFLSLAASIPFGVLQKCRSSQFRLEALLFGQAGLLDPTSENIYFNELKKEYQFLKGKFGLSNSYVERPKYFRLRPDNFPTIRLSQLATLYYKLPHVFSTLIATNTVEKFKEILIIETSDFWKEHYSFEKSHSSKTKKLTSAFIDLLIINTIIPLKFCYNRSTGSGDDEELLSLMENLNVEKNSVIEKFNKIRSGTAVSALHSQALLQLKSNYCDKNACLNCNLGSKLLKGNL from the coding sequence ATGAAAGAGGATTTTCTTCACTATATATGGAAATTCAAAAAGTTTGATTTTTCACGTGCTGTCACAGTGGAAGGTTTGCCTGTTACTTTAATTGATGCAGGTTTGGCAAATTTAAATTCGGGACCAGATTTCTTTAATTCTAAATTAAAAATAGGAGAACAGTTGTGGGCAGGAAATGTTGAAATTCACATTAAGTCCTCTGACTGGTATGCCCATGGCCATGAAAATGATCCTGCTTATGATAATGTAATACTCCACGTAGTTTGGGATGATGATGTGGCAATTTACAAGCAGGATAATACTACCATTCCCACTTTAGAACTACGTGAGCTTGTGCCGGAAATAACTTTACAAAATTACCGCAACCTCTTACTTGCTCCCAACCGAAAATGGATCAATTGTGAAACTGATTTTTCTGCATTTGAAAATTTCGAACTTCAAAACTGGATGGAGCGGCTCTACCTGGAGCGGCTGGAGGAAAAGTCTAAACTTATTCTTGAACTATTGCGGTCGTCTGGAAATAACTGGGAGGCGGTCTTGTTTAAAATGCTTGCAAAGAATTTTGGTTTAAAAGTAAACGGAGCTGCTTTTTTAAGCTTGGCTGCCAGTATACCATTTGGGGTGTTGCAAAAGTGCAGATCTTCACAGTTTAGATTGGAAGCACTATTATTTGGACAGGCGGGATTACTGGATCCTACTTCAGAAAATATTTATTTCAATGAGCTGAAGAAAGAATATCAATTTCTGAAAGGAAAATTCGGTCTCTCAAATTCTTATGTTGAGCGCCCGAAGTATTTCCGGTTAAGACCTGATAATTTCCCTACAATTAGATTGTCCCAACTCGCAACTTTGTATTATAAGCTGCCGCACGTGTTTTCCACTTTAATAGCTACAAACACTGTTGAAAAATTTAAGGAGATTTTGATAATAGAGACTTCTGATTTTTGGAAAGAGCATTACAGTTTTGAGAAATCACATTCGTCTAAAACGAAGAAATTAACTTCAGCCTTTATCGATCTTCTCATAATTAATACCATCATTCCATTGAAGTTTTGTTACAATAGAAGTACAGGTTCAGGAGACGATGAGGAATTATTGAGTTTAATGGAAAATCTCAATGTTGAAAAGAATTCAGTAATAGAAAAATTTAATAAGATTCGATCCGGAACGGCAGTTTCGGCACTACATTCTCAGGCTTTGCTTCAATTAAAATCGAATTACTGTGACAAAAACGCCTGTTTAAATTGCAATTTGGGTTCTAAACTTTTAAAGGGAAATCTTTAA
- a CDS encoding GDSL-type esterase/lipase family protein: MIRNIESEINVQRDFDLVSILIGVNNQYQGRTTSEYETELREIFRKAINHSRTGERGVFAVSIPDYSVTPFGEDNAEVIAVEIDRFNEIFRRMANEFGVEFYNITPISREAITERNLLAADSLHPSGEMYRLWVEQIVDEVAQKLPQ, encoded by the coding sequence TTGATCAGGAACATAGAATCAGAAATTAACGTGCAAAGAGACTTTGATCTTGTTTCCATTCTCATAGGGGTAAATAATCAATACCAGGGAAGAACAACTTCAGAATACGAAACAGAATTAAGGGAAATCTTCAGAAAAGCCATTAACCATTCCCGAACTGGAGAAAGAGGAGTTTTTGCGGTAAGTATTCCTGATTACAGTGTAACTCCTTTTGGAGAGGATAATGCAGAAGTGATAGCTGTAGAAATTGACAGGTTCAACGAAATTTTTAGAAGGATGGCCAACGAATTTGGTGTTGAGTTCTACAATATAACTCCCATATCAAGGGAAGCCATAACAGAAAGAAATCTTCTTGCTGCGGACAGTTTACATCCTAGCGGAGAGATGTATAGGCTCTGGGTAGAGCAAATTGTGGACGAGGTGGCTCAAAAATTACCTCAATAA